A single region of the Oleispira antarctica RB-8 genome encodes:
- a CDS encoding Sensor protein, with the protein MDSERLLLIVTCYGILLFAIAWLTERYGHKINKPWWRPLVYTLSIGVYCSSWTFLGAVGQAANSGWHFLPIYLGPILLIVFGWRFLHRLITVSGRNKITSIADFIGSRYGKYQPLAAAVTLILVIGTLPYIALQLRAVDIAWNSTDWRTDTVLGNDVSSSLVTAMIMAWFAIVFGTRVIDGPNKLRGLMTVIATESIVKLAAFILLAIFAWGLLREANMPLLVGLPQFNFQQILSPRFFTEMLLAATAIVCLPRQFHVMAVEFQQESDLRYTRWLLPLYLGLFALLVIPLAQAGTVFLSGIGVPTDSYVLMLPSWNGQPATLAFAFIGALSAATGMVVVATIALSIMISNELIVPLWLRFSSYQKEHSSDLADSLRLIRRISIVTILIMAWWLERVMLNNENLAGIGLISFAACAQLVPAILAALYWPKAHRKGVMAGLIAGMIMWFYCLLLPLLLPADSALMNQGLFKLAWLKPHDLFYSGHWDMLSHGVFWSLSINVLIFFVISKLSALTNLDVRQANAFMQLNGTSYEGEIPLDPSPSGIEVHQLQALAQPLFGDVRSLKIWHEFEQTLGHRLLPNDQAPRFVVTAIESDLAAIIGSVSARKAIQLLIGKQPLLLKDFVSLVSGSSRQIQFSQTLLQTTLDTIPQGVSVVDKDLKLAVWNQQYQTMFDYPKRLLYIGCDISKVYYYNAVRGYLGNDNDPVDAIVTKRMQQLATGNAYRLERRLPNNKVIEICGTPLTNGGYVTTYTDITDYDDMLSQLEINKQQLEQRVQDRTAELQHVNDSLLRENELRARVESELKSVNASKNHFMAAASHDLLQPINAARLFTSSLLQMTKTDENLTLKQTIDQLDDALLQSEHLINSLRDISRLRSGKERPKREHFSLHKLLKSLAAEAGIIAEDKNLDFHWVDSHLWLFTDRHLLRRILQNFLSNALRYTQKGKVLLGCRRASGALIIEVWDTGPGISAENQLRIFEEFERLPGSTMQGLGLGLSIAQNISQLLGHEITLDSNLGRGSVFRITVPLGQQQTITVQKRLSDPNLANIKVLCVDNEARILAGMQSLLEQWGCQVTTASNLRQALDLWRDEQPPQLVLADFHLDNETGLDVLEALQYHWQQPLGAIIISADNSDEVRDQVSAAGHLYLPKPIVANALRTTMNRALRKVKRMVLKDNL; encoded by the coding sequence ATGGACAGTGAACGTTTATTATTAATCGTCACCTGCTATGGTATTTTACTCTTTGCCATAGCGTGGTTAACCGAACGCTATGGTCATAAGATTAATAAGCCTTGGTGGCGCCCGCTGGTTTATACCTTATCGATTGGTGTTTATTGCAGCTCTTGGACATTTCTAGGGGCCGTCGGCCAAGCGGCTAATAGCGGTTGGCATTTCTTACCGATTTATCTTGGCCCCATTTTGTTAATTGTATTCGGCTGGCGTTTTCTTCATCGCTTAATTACCGTCAGTGGCCGTAATAAAATAACATCGATTGCCGATTTTATCGGTTCACGTTATGGCAAATACCAGCCATTAGCCGCCGCCGTTACTTTAATACTAGTCATTGGCACTTTACCTTATATTGCCTTGCAGTTACGCGCGGTCGATATTGCTTGGAACAGCACCGACTGGCGTACCGATACGGTGCTGGGAAATGATGTTAGTTCGAGCTTAGTCACCGCGATGATTATGGCGTGGTTTGCGATTGTATTTGGTACTCGAGTGATTGATGGACCGAATAAATTACGTGGATTAATGACCGTAATAGCCACCGAATCTATCGTTAAGTTAGCCGCTTTTATTTTGCTCGCAATATTTGCTTGGGGTCTATTACGTGAGGCAAATATGCCCTTGCTGGTTGGCTTACCACAATTCAATTTTCAGCAAATACTCTCCCCCCGATTTTTTACCGAAATGTTGTTAGCCGCCACGGCGATTGTTTGTTTGCCACGTCAATTTCATGTGATGGCCGTGGAATTTCAACAAGAGAGTGATTTGCGCTATACCCGCTGGTTATTACCTTTGTATTTGGGTTTGTTTGCACTGTTAGTTATTCCACTTGCGCAAGCAGGCACCGTGTTTTTATCGGGCATTGGTGTGCCCACAGATAGCTATGTATTAATGCTGCCCAGCTGGAACGGCCAGCCTGCAACGTTAGCATTTGCTTTTATTGGGGCGCTATCTGCGGCGACGGGTATGGTCGTGGTCGCGACCATTGCGCTATCGATTATGATTTCGAACGAATTGATTGTGCCATTGTGGTTACGCTTTAGCTCTTATCAAAAAGAACACTCCTCAGATCTTGCGGATTCATTACGCTTGATTCGTCGTATATCCATTGTGACTATTTTGATCATGGCTTGGTGGCTAGAGCGGGTCATGCTGAATAATGAAAATCTCGCGGGCATTGGTTTAATTTCTTTTGCGGCCTGCGCGCAATTAGTACCGGCTATTTTAGCGGCGCTGTATTGGCCTAAAGCACATAGGAAAGGGGTTATGGCAGGATTAATTGCAGGTATGATTATGTGGTTTTATTGTTTGTTATTGCCGCTGCTATTACCTGCAGACTCTGCACTAATGAATCAGGGATTATTTAAACTGGCATGGCTGAAGCCGCATGATCTATTTTATAGTGGCCATTGGGATATGCTCAGTCATGGCGTATTTTGGAGTTTATCGATTAATGTTCTAATTTTTTTCGTAATTTCTAAACTTTCTGCATTAACCAATTTAGATGTGCGCCAAGCCAATGCTTTTATGCAGCTTAACGGCACGAGCTATGAAGGTGAAATCCCTCTTGATCCGAGCCCTTCAGGTATTGAAGTACATCAATTACAAGCCTTGGCCCAACCCTTGTTTGGGGATGTTCGTAGCCTAAAAATTTGGCACGAATTTGAGCAGACATTAGGCCATCGTTTATTACCAAACGATCAGGCACCACGATTTGTTGTGACGGCAATTGAAAGTGATTTAGCGGCGATCATTGGTTCTGTATCGGCGCGTAAAGCGATTCAATTATTGATTGGAAAGCAGCCGTTATTATTAAAAGATTTTGTTTCTTTGGTGAGCGGTAGTTCACGTCAAATTCAATTCAGCCAAACTTTATTACAAACGACTTTAGATACCATTCCGCAAGGCGTAAGTGTGGTCGATAAAGATTTAAAACTGGCCGTATGGAATCAGCAATATCAAACAATGTTTGATTACCCTAAGCGTTTACTTTATATCGGTTGTGATATTTCTAAAGTGTATTATTACAACGCGGTGCGCGGTTATTTAGGCAATGATAATGATCCCGTAGATGCAATCGTCACCAAGCGTATGCAGCAATTAGCCACAGGCAATGCTTATCGCTTAGAGCGCCGCTTGCCTAACAATAAAGTAATTGAGATTTGCGGCACGCCGCTCACAAACGGGGGCTATGTAACAACCTATACCGACATCACTGATTATGACGATATGTTAAGTCAACTGGAGATTAACAAGCAGCAGTTAGAGCAACGAGTTCAAGATCGAACTGCTGAGCTGCAGCACGTTAATGACTCTTTATTGCGCGAAAATGAATTACGCGCTCGGGTTGAGTCTGAACTGAAATCGGTAAACGCCAGTAAAAATCATTTCATGGCAGCGGCGAGTCATGATTTATTACAGCCCATTAATGCGGCTCGCTTATTTACCTCGTCACTCTTGCAGATGACTAAAACAGACGAAAATTTAACGTTAAAACAAACGATAGATCAGTTAGATGATGCGTTATTACAATCTGAGCATTTAATTAATTCTTTACGTGATATTTCTCGCTTACGTTCGGGTAAAGAACGGCCTAAACGTGAACACTTTTCTTTGCATAAGCTTTTAAAATCTTTAGCCGCAGAAGCGGGTATTATTGCTGAAGATAAAAACTTAGATTTTCATTGGGTCGATAGCCATTTATGGCTTTTCACTGATCGTCATTTATTACGCAGAATTTTACAGAACTTTTTATCGAATGCGCTGCGGTATACCCAAAAAGGTAAAGTGTTATTAGGTTGTCGCCGTGCATCAGGAGCTTTAATTATTGAGGTATGGGATACAGGGCCTGGCATTTCAGCCGAAAATCAGTTGCGTATTTTTGAAGAGTTTGAACGCTTACCTGGCAGTACGATGCAAGGCTTAGGCTTGGGTTTATCGATCGCTCAGAATATTTCTCAGCTACTGGGGCATGAGATTACTTTAGATTCTAACTTGGGCAGAGGCTCTGTTTTCCGTATCACCGTGCCATTAGGGCAGCAGCAGACTATTACCGTTCAGAAGCGTTTGAGTGATCCTAACTTAGCCAATATTAAAGTATTATGCGTGGATAATGAGGCAAGAATTTTAGCCGGCATGCAGTCACTGTTAGAGCAGTGGGGCTGCCAAGTCACTACGGCTAGCAATCTGCGCCAGGCATTAGATTTGTGGCGTGATGAACAACCTCCGCAGTTAGTATTAGCGGATTTTCATTTAGATAATGAAACAGGGTTGGATGTGTTAGAGGCGTTGCAATATCACTGGCAACAGCCTTTAGGTGCCATCATTATTAGTGCAGATAATAGCGATGAGGTACGCGATCAGGTATCAGCCGCTGGGCATTTGTATTTGCCAAAACCAATTGTGGCTAATGCCTTACGCACAACAATGAATCGTGCATTACGTAAAGTGAAAAGAATGGTATTAAAAGACAACCTCTAG